The Juglans microcarpa x Juglans regia isolate MS1-56 chromosome 2S, Jm3101_v1.0, whole genome shotgun sequence genome has a window encoding:
- the LOC121251421 gene encoding MLP-like protein 423 yields the protein MRSMKGEVVLNVPAEKAWEMYTDNEIISKINPEMLAQAEYIKGDGSPGSLRRFKLGPGVSKYVKESTQKIEKVEKGKSVTYSVIGGDLNRMYEPYKVTFSFIPVQGKEKEMCVAEWRAEFEALTPATPPPEQARDAALGFLKWFDKFEPCF from the exons atgagaagcaTGAAAGGGGAAGTGGTGCTCAATGTTCCTGCCGAGAAGGCCTGGGAAATGTACACAGACAACGAAATTATTAGCAAAATAAATCCGGAAATGCTTGCCCAAGCTGAATACATCAAAGGAGATGGCAGCCCCGGGAGTCTTAGACGTTTCAAGCTCGGCCCTG GTGTCAGCAAATACGTGAAAGAATCAACTCAGAAGATAGAGAAGGTGGAGAAAGGGAAGTCGGTAACATATAGTGTAATTGGAGGTGATCTAAATAGGATGTATGAACCATATAAAGTTACCTTCTCATTTATACCAGTGCAAGGAAAAGAGAAGGAGATGTGCGTGGCTGAGTGGAGGGCTGAGTTTGAGGCATTGACGCCGGCAACGCCTCCACCAGAACAGGCGAGGGATGCAGCTCTGGGTTTCCTCAAGTGGTTTGACAAGTTTGAGCCATGCTTCTAG
- the LOC121253392 gene encoding uncharacterized protein LOC121253392 codes for MEEELARQWEGLSLIEQERNEVVIPFITMEKAVQQGQLCLLALIIAEKVVNKEAFKNTMTKIWRIERWIQFYEVGFNMFLIEFNKEEDRQCVINGRPWSFDRWLLCLHVFEGNMPINEGQFNKKAFWLQVHNMPFACMTQEVGY; via the coding sequence ATGGAGGAAGAATTGGCAAGGCAGTGGGAGGGGTTAAGTCTCATAGaacaagaaagaaatgaggtggTTATACCATTTATTACCATGGAAAAGGCAGTGCAACAAGGGCAGTTATGTTTGTTGGCCTTGATTATAGCAGAAAAGGTTGTTAACAAAGAAGCATTCAAGAATACAATGACTAAGATATGGAGGATTGAGAGATGGATCCAATTTTATGAAGTAGGCTTCAACATGTTTCTTATAGAATTCAATAAGGAGGAGGATAGGCAATGTGTGATCAATGGCAGGCCATGGTCTTTTGATAGATGGCTCCTGTGCCTACATGTCTTTGAAGGTAACATGCCTATCAACGAGGGTCAATTCAATAAGAAGGCATTCTGGCTTCAAGTCCATAATATGCCATTTGCTTGCATGACTCAAGAAGTGGGATATTAG